Proteins co-encoded in one Clarias gariepinus isolate MV-2021 ecotype Netherlands chromosome 13, CGAR_prim_01v2, whole genome shotgun sequence genomic window:
- the evla gene encoding enah/Vasp-like a isoform X1: MPITHEQSICQARASVMIYDDTSKKWVPIKPGQQGFSRINIYHNTANNTFRVVGVKLQDQQVVINYSIVKGLKYNQATPTFHQWRDARQVYGLNFASKEEATTFSTAMLFALNVLSSQDAAGPAGPAGQRQNGPSTDDTEAQRRQMMEQHQMQIERERRTSGSAVSTLQFKVSASQSNISPPEYRQFRANTLPSHTRLAPSPPSSSCSSSSSQERESISHMKDPSQKKAQQFSQLSTSLASAFSPVQPGGTLPSRNVRQIPLSPPTSRQSNPKDATWTTGHNYSPKSSSPQLAIPLNQLVYPATSTQFDANSQLEHYYPFSKSAAGPPPPLPQYCNPEHSYPSHCKEIPLSTPSGQRIHAHQPEFAAPFRPQPPSENTTFSCSSVSLKTTPPAVSQAATAPSTGPPIPPGHPSMLSSTPPVQPPAPAPMVGPPAPPPPPGPPPPAAAPPPNPPPLPAPSGLAAALAGAKLRKVQRPEEGSAGLGSAKNDASRSSGGSGGGGEGLMQEMNALLARRRKASEKPEDSQNEEANGSPASRGSDAVKKPWERANSSDKSSAGSRLRAVGSTADGESGDFDRMKQEILEEVVRELHKVKDEIIDAIRRELTRMGAT; encoded by the exons ATGCCTATTACGCA TGAACAGAGTATTTGCCAGGCCCGGGCCTCTGTGATGATCTACGATGACACCAGCAAGAAGTGGGTGCCCATCAAGCCAGGCCAGCAGGGCTTTAGCCGCATCAACATCTACCACAACACTGCTAACAACACCTTCCGTGTGGTGGGGGTCAAACTGCAGGACCAGCAG GTTGTGATAAACTACTCTATAGTGAAGGGTCTGAAATATAACCAGGCCACCCCGACGTTCCACCAGTGGCGTGATGCCAGACAAGTCTACGGACTCAACTTTGCCAGCAAGGAGGAGGCCACCACTTTTTCCACGGCCATGCTTTTTGCCCTCAATGTGCTCAGCTCACAAGATGCAG CAGGTCCAGCAGGTCCAGCTGGTCAGCGGCAGAACGGACCATCAACAGATGACACAGAAGCACAGAGGAG GCAGATGATGGAGCAGCATCAGATGCAGATTGAAAGGGAGCGACGGACATCTGGCTCGGCAG TTTCCACCCTGCAGTTTAAAGTGTCTGCCTCTCAGTCCAACATCTCCCCACCAGAATACAGGCAGTTTCGTGCCAACACACTCCCCTCCCACACCCGCCTTGCACCCTCCCCGCcttcctcctcctgctcctcctcttcctcacagGAGCGAGAGAGCATCTCTCACATGAAGGACCCGTCCCAGAAAAAGGCTCAGCAGTTTTCACAGCTCTCCACCTCCTTGGCCTCTGCCTTCTCTCCTGTGCAGCCAGGGGGCACTCTGCCTTCTCGAAACGTGCGTCAGatccctctctccccccctaCTAGCCGCCAGTCCAACCCCAAAGACGCCACCTGGACCACTGGTCACAACTATAGCCCAAAAAGCTCCTCACCCCAGCTGGCCATACCTCTTAACCAACTTGTTTATCCTGCTACCTCTACCCAGTTCGATGCTAACAGCCAGTTAGAGCACTACTACCCTTTCTCCAAGTCTGCCGCtggacctcctcctcctctcccacAGTACTGTAATCCTGAGCACTCCTACCCTTCCCACTGCAAGGAGATTCCCCTTTCAACTCCCAGTGGCCAGCGTATCCATGCCCACCAGCCAGAGTTTGCAGCCCCTTTCAGACCTCAGCCCCCCAGTGAAAACACGACTTTCTCTTGTAGCTCTGTGTCACTCAAGACCACACCCCCTGCTGTTTCTCAGGCTGCCACGGCACCCAGCA CAGGTCCTCCCATCCCTCCGGGACATCCCTCCATGCTGTCCTCCACTCCCCCCGTGCAACCCCCTGCTCCTGCTCCTATGGTGGGTCCTCCAGCTCCTCCACCACCTCCTGGACCTCCTCCCCCAGCTGCTGCACCTCCTCCTAATCCTCCTCCTCTCCCAGCGCCATCAGGCTTGGCTGCAGCTTTGGCTGGAGCCAAATTGCGCAAAGTGCAACGA CCTGAGGAGGGCTCAGCAGGGCTGGGCAGTGCCAAGAATGACGCCAGCCGCTCCAGTGGAGGCAGCGGAGGAGGTGGAGAGGGCCTCATGCAAGAAATGAATGCCCTCCTGGCACGAAG GAGGAAAGCTTCTGAAAAACCTGAAGACAGTCAAAAT GAAGAGGCCAACGGCTCCCCAGCCTCACGTGGCTCAG ATGCTGTGAAAAAGCCATGGGAGCGAGCGAACTCTTCAGACAAATCCTCTGCTGGATCGAG GTTGAGAGCTGTCGGCAGCACCGCTGATGGCGAATCAGGAGACTTTGACCGAATGAAACAG gAAATCTTGGAGGAGGTTGTGCGTGAACTGCATAAAGTCAAAGATGAGATAATAGACG ccattagAAGAGAACTTACTAGGATGGGCGCTACATAG
- the evla gene encoding enah/Vasp-like a isoform X7 encodes MPGPSFSPGPGRRVSSAVIRLSSPAGPAGQRQNGPSTDDTEAQRRQMMEQHQMQIERERRTSGSAVSTLQFKVSASQSNISPPEYRQFRANTLPSHTRLAPSPPSSSCSSSSSQERESISHMKDPSQKKAQQFSQLSTSLASAFSPVQPGGTLPSRNVRQIPLSPPTSRQSNPKDATWTTGHNYSPKSSSPQLAIPLNQLVYPATSTQFDANSQLEHYYPFSKSAAGPPPPLPQYCNPEHSYPSHCKEIPLSTPSGQRIHAHQPEFAAPFRPQPPSENTTFSCSSVSLKTTPPAVSQAATAPSTGPPIPPGHPSMLSSTPPVQPPAPAPMVGPPAPPPPPGPPPPAAAPPPNPPPLPAPSGLAAALAGAKLRKVQRPEEGSAGLGSAKNDASRSSGGSGGGGEGLMQEMNALLARRRKASEKPEDSQNEEANGSPASRGSDAVKKPWERANSSDKSSAGSRLRAVGSTADGESGDFDRMKQEILEEVVRELHKVKDEIIDAIRRELTRMGAT; translated from the exons ATGCCAGGACCATCGTTTTCACCTGGGCCAGGGCGGAGGGTGAGCTCTGCCGTTATAAGACTAAGTA GTCCAGCAGGTCCAGCTGGTCAGCGGCAGAACGGACCATCAACAGATGACACAGAAGCACAGAGGAG GCAGATGATGGAGCAGCATCAGATGCAGATTGAAAGGGAGCGACGGACATCTGGCTCGGCAG TTTCCACCCTGCAGTTTAAAGTGTCTGCCTCTCAGTCCAACATCTCCCCACCAGAATACAGGCAGTTTCGTGCCAACACACTCCCCTCCCACACCCGCCTTGCACCCTCCCCGCcttcctcctcctgctcctcctcttcctcacagGAGCGAGAGAGCATCTCTCACATGAAGGACCCGTCCCAGAAAAAGGCTCAGCAGTTTTCACAGCTCTCCACCTCCTTGGCCTCTGCCTTCTCTCCTGTGCAGCCAGGGGGCACTCTGCCTTCTCGAAACGTGCGTCAGatccctctctccccccctaCTAGCCGCCAGTCCAACCCCAAAGACGCCACCTGGACCACTGGTCACAACTATAGCCCAAAAAGCTCCTCACCCCAGCTGGCCATACCTCTTAACCAACTTGTTTATCCTGCTACCTCTACCCAGTTCGATGCTAACAGCCAGTTAGAGCACTACTACCCTTTCTCCAAGTCTGCCGCtggacctcctcctcctctcccacAGTACTGTAATCCTGAGCACTCCTACCCTTCCCACTGCAAGGAGATTCCCCTTTCAACTCCCAGTGGCCAGCGTATCCATGCCCACCAGCCAGAGTTTGCAGCCCCTTTCAGACCTCAGCCCCCCAGTGAAAACACGACTTTCTCTTGTAGCTCTGTGTCACTCAAGACCACACCCCCTGCTGTTTCTCAGGCTGCCACGGCACCCAGCA CAGGTCCTCCCATCCCTCCGGGACATCCCTCCATGCTGTCCTCCACTCCCCCCGTGCAACCCCCTGCTCCTGCTCCTATGGTGGGTCCTCCAGCTCCTCCACCACCTCCTGGACCTCCTCCCCCAGCTGCTGCACCTCCTCCTAATCCTCCTCCTCTCCCAGCGCCATCAGGCTTGGCTGCAGCTTTGGCTGGAGCCAAATTGCGCAAAGTGCAACGA CCTGAGGAGGGCTCAGCAGGGCTGGGCAGTGCCAAGAATGACGCCAGCCGCTCCAGTGGAGGCAGCGGAGGAGGTGGAGAGGGCCTCATGCAAGAAATGAATGCCCTCCTGGCACGAAG GAGGAAAGCTTCTGAAAAACCTGAAGACAGTCAAAAT GAAGAGGCCAACGGCTCCCCAGCCTCACGTGGCTCAG ATGCTGTGAAAAAGCCATGGGAGCGAGCGAACTCTTCAGACAAATCCTCTGCTGGATCGAG GTTGAGAGCTGTCGGCAGCACCGCTGATGGCGAATCAGGAGACTTTGACCGAATGAAACAG gAAATCTTGGAGGAGGTTGTGCGTGAACTGCATAAAGTCAAAGATGAGATAATAGACG ccattagAAGAGAACTTACTAGGATGGGCGCTACATAG
- the evla gene encoding enah/Vasp-like a isoform X8: MPITHEQSICQARASVMIYDDTSKKWVPIKPGQQGFSRINIYHNTANNTFRVVGVKLQDQQVVINYSIVKGLKYNQATPTFHQWRDARQVYGLNFASKEEATTFSTAMLFALNVLSSQDAAGPAGPAGQRQNGPSTDDTEAQRRQMMEQHQMQIERERRTSGSAAGPPIPPGHPSMLSSTPPVQPPAPAPMVGPPAPPPPPGPPPPAAAPPPNPPPLPAPSGLAAALAGAKLRKVQRPEEGSAGLGSAKNDASRSSGGSGGGGEGLMQEMNALLARRRKASEKPEDSQNEEANGSPASRGSDAVKKPWERANSSDKSSAGSRLRAVGSTADGESGDFDRMKQEILEEVVRELHKVKDEIIDAIRRELTRMGAT, translated from the exons ATGCCTATTACGCA TGAACAGAGTATTTGCCAGGCCCGGGCCTCTGTGATGATCTACGATGACACCAGCAAGAAGTGGGTGCCCATCAAGCCAGGCCAGCAGGGCTTTAGCCGCATCAACATCTACCACAACACTGCTAACAACACCTTCCGTGTGGTGGGGGTCAAACTGCAGGACCAGCAG GTTGTGATAAACTACTCTATAGTGAAGGGTCTGAAATATAACCAGGCCACCCCGACGTTCCACCAGTGGCGTGATGCCAGACAAGTCTACGGACTCAACTTTGCCAGCAAGGAGGAGGCCACCACTTTTTCCACGGCCATGCTTTTTGCCCTCAATGTGCTCAGCTCACAAGATGCAG CAGGTCCAGCAGGTCCAGCTGGTCAGCGGCAGAACGGACCATCAACAGATGACACAGAAGCACAGAGGAG GCAGATGATGGAGCAGCATCAGATGCAGATTGAAAGGGAGCGACGGACATCTGGCTCGGCAG CAGGTCCTCCCATCCCTCCGGGACATCCCTCCATGCTGTCCTCCACTCCCCCCGTGCAACCCCCTGCTCCTGCTCCTATGGTGGGTCCTCCAGCTCCTCCACCACCTCCTGGACCTCCTCCCCCAGCTGCTGCACCTCCTCCTAATCCTCCTCCTCTCCCAGCGCCATCAGGCTTGGCTGCAGCTTTGGCTGGAGCCAAATTGCGCAAAGTGCAACGA CCTGAGGAGGGCTCAGCAGGGCTGGGCAGTGCCAAGAATGACGCCAGCCGCTCCAGTGGAGGCAGCGGAGGAGGTGGAGAGGGCCTCATGCAAGAAATGAATGCCCTCCTGGCACGAAG GAGGAAAGCTTCTGAAAAACCTGAAGACAGTCAAAAT GAAGAGGCCAACGGCTCCCCAGCCTCACGTGGCTCAG ATGCTGTGAAAAAGCCATGGGAGCGAGCGAACTCTTCAGACAAATCCTCTGCTGGATCGAG GTTGAGAGCTGTCGGCAGCACCGCTGATGGCGAATCAGGAGACTTTGACCGAATGAAACAG gAAATCTTGGAGGAGGTTGTGCGTGAACTGCATAAAGTCAAAGATGAGATAATAGACG ccattagAAGAGAACTTACTAGGATGGGCGCTACATAG